ACCAGCGACATGCCGTTGGCGAACTCCGCCGCGTATTGAACGCCGATGGAGGCCTTGAATTCAGGCGCTTGCGGAAGCCTGTTACCACGCAGGTTCACTTCAACGCCGGGGCTGAGCACTCCTACGGGCCCAAAGCTATCCAGCAGCGGCTGAAGCGGAGCAAGTGCAGGGTTGAACTCGCTGATATCCCCCGCCGCACCCGCAGCCAAGGCGGAGCATATTCCGAACGCGCCATTGGAGGCAATTTGACCGTCGGCCGGAAACGGCGCTGGCCCCTGCAGACCAAGCGGGCTGTTAACCGCAGCAACGAAAGCGTTGGCCCCCGCCCCGGTCACCGCACACAGCGATCCGTTGGAAATGTCCTTGATAATCACCGCATCCGGATCTCCCCCGCCCGGATCGCGCGGGTTGGAGAAGAACTGATCCCCGGCCACCTTCGTATTGAGGTAGCTGAGGTTCATGTTGATCGTCCACTGCGGCGATGGGCGGAGAATCGATTCGAACTCAAGGCCCCAGATATCGGCGTCGATCGTATCGTTCACCGATGTCCGCGCAACGATCCGGCTGAGCTGCAGGTCCTTGTACTTGTAATAAAATGCAGTGAGATTGGCCTGCAACGTACCATTGAGGAACGTGTTTTTCGAACCGATCTCGAACGCGTCGATCTGTTCGGAGCCAAAGCTCTCGCTGACGTCGAAGACGGGCGACAGCGGCGGATTGATCCCCCCTGATTTGTACCCGCGCGAGTATGACGCGTAGATCTTGTTGTCCCGCGAGATTTCGAAATCGAGCACCGCACGGCCGGTGATCTCGTCGAACGAAACCTCGCGGTGTTGCACCAGCTGATTTCCGTCCAGGCCAGGATCGGCATCGAAACCCGCCGCATAAGGTGAATCGAACGGATCGCCATCATTGGAAAAGGGGTTGAGGAAGTTTGCAAACGTTGTGCGCGCGGTCACCGTCTTGCTGTCGTCGTTGTAACGCAAACCCGCAGTGAAGCTGAGGCGATCGGTGATATCGTAATAGAGTTCGCCGAAAATGCCGAAGCTCTTCAGTTTGAAATGCTGCGTGTTGTTCCGGTACATCGACGTGGCGAGATACGAAGGATCGATACCGCCGCCCATCGCGGAAAACGTCCCCAGTATCGCGGCCGCATAATCGAGACCGAACGCATTTACGTAGTAGCTGTTTTCGGACACTTCGGATTCGGCGTAGATGCCGCCGACCAGGAAGTTGAGCGGCCCGTCGAAATCGCTGCTCAGGATCAGTTCGCCCGACCATGCTTTCTGATCCTGGTTCGACCGGTCGTATGACAGCGGAACCTCGCCGCAGATCGCATTCCCTTCGAACGCGCCCTGGTTGCCCATGTCGTTATCCGACGTGCACAGCGGCCCGTTGGGGCCGCCCGGGATAAGGGCATCGGCAATCGGCGCGAAATAGGCCGACGACCCCGGGAAGATCACGTCGTTGGCGGCGAAAAATGCCAACTGGTTGAGCGCTGCGGCATATCCAGTGCGATCGAGCACGCCGAGGTTGTAGTCCTGCCGCGAGTCGACCGACGTTTCCTGATAGAGCCCGGTCAGCGAGACAGTCATGGCCCCGAGACGCTGTTCCAGATGTGCCTGGAACTGCATTTCGTCGGCAAAGTATTCGGGCGTCACCGGCGTGTTGACGACCCGCACGTCGTCCGGTTCGTCGAAATTGGCGAAACCATCCGGCGCGTAGAGGCTGCCGAGGCCGAAGCCCGCGGGAAGCCCCTGAATCGCAAACAGTTCATCCGAACTCAGCACCGATGCCAAGGTAGAATTGGCGTTGGTGCTGTCGAAATCGCGCCGGGCATTCAGGCATCCGAGCACCCCGGTTGGATCGCGTTGGCAGGTCTGTTTCTGAATCCGCAGGCGATTGTCGTTTTCGCGGAAGTAATACCCCATCAGGTCAATCGTCGTATCGGGGCCCGGTTCGAAGCGGACCGAACCGCGCACCGCATACATGTCGCGATCGTCAATCCGCGAACCGTCATAGAGATTGCGGGTATATCCGTCGCGATTGAGGTAGAAACCCGCCACGCGCAGGCCCAGCACTTCGCCAATGGGCAGGTTGATCATGCCCTTGGCCTTGATGCTTTCGTAATTGCCGTATTCCAGTTCCGCCGCCGCGCCGAAGCCGGACAGGTCCGGCTTGGCAGTTACGACGTTGACCACGCCCGAAGTGGCGTTGCGGCCAAACAGCGTCCCCTGCGGGCCGCGCAGTACCTCCACCCGTTCGAGGTCGAAGTATTCGGTTTCGAACAGCCGCGTGCCGAAAAGCGGTGAACCGTTGGTGTGGATCGCGGTGGCGCTGTCGCACGTCACCCCGACGCACAGATCGCCGATCCCGCGAATGGTGAAACTCGACGAAGTGAAGTTGCTCTTGGTGAACGAGACGTTCGGCAGGGTTAACTGCAGGTCGCTCGCGTTTTCGATCTGCTGCGCTTCCAGCGCTTCGGCAGTGAACGCGCTGACGGCGATCGGGACTTCCTGCAGGCTTTGATCCTGCCTTTGTGCGGTCACCACGATCACCGGGCCACCGGTCGCGACCGGGCTCACGCCTGTATCGGTTTCCTGCGCGGTAACGGGAAATGCGAGCCCGCCGGCACAAATGCCGGCAAGCAGGGTTGCCTTCACCCTCATTCGTCCTCTCCTCGTGTCCAGTCGTCTGTTGCGACTTAAACTGTGAGGAAAGTATTTCATAACCTGCATGTTTGGCAATAGGGTTACCTATCTGGTCACCTTTGCATTGCAGAAATTTCCGCATACGATTGCGTTGCAGCGTTTCGAAAACTGTGCATTCCCCTACGTCAATTGGATGCAGGCGGCACTTCCCGATGCGGCGGATTTATTTGGGGGGTGCTCTCTTCAATTGGCCTGCCGAGGCCAAAAAGCAGCGAAATCGCCGTCAGACGAGCGAAGATGTATTGGCGATCTGCGCAATGCCGCGCTTCCCGTCGCTGCCCCGGCCAAGCTGAACAATGACGTCGATAACCGAAGCGGCATAGGCAATCGTATCGCTACGCGTCAGGCCAATGCCCGTTTGCATGACCATCAGCGCCAGCTGTTCCAGCGCGCCGCGCAGGCTATTGGCGTGGATGGTCGAAAAGCTACCGGGGTGCCCGGTGTTGATGGCGCGCAGGAAACTGACGCTTTCGGCGCCGCGCAATTCACCCAGCACGACCCGATCGGGGCGAAGGCGCAACGCGGCCTGCAACAGCTCGTTGGCGGTAACCTTGGCCTCGCCCAGTTCGCCCTTCACCGCGACCAGGCCGACACCGTTTTCACCGGGCAGCTTCAATTCCGGCGTATCCTCGACCAGAACCACCCGCTGGTCGCGCGGAATTTCGCCCAACATGGCGTTGAGGAATGTCGTCTTGCCGGTGCTGGTGCCGCCGGAAATCAGGATAGTGCGCCGCTGGCGGATCGCCTCGCGCAAATAGACGATCGGTTCCGCCTGAGGATCGGGCATCGGGGGCGAGGCGGCCTCGGCAAGCGGGCCGGTGTCATAGGCATCGAGCGGCAGGTCGAGCCGGCGATGGCGACGGATCGCCATCGCCCAGTGCCGCCGCGCCGCCGGAGGGCCGCAGAATTGCACGCGCGCGCCGTCGGGCAGCGTCGCGCCGAGCAGCGGGTGTTCGCGGTTGATGCCCTGATGGCTGACCCGGGCCACCTGCTCCGCAAGGCGCTGGACCAGCCTGTCGTCGATATGCGGCGTTTCCACGCGCTGCATTCCGGGCGAGGCGGCATCTTCGATCCACACTTCGCCCGGCCGGTTGACGAGGATTTCCGTCACCGTATCGCGGTCCAGCCACTCGCGGAACGGGGCGAGATAGGCGTCGAGATAGACGCTGCGTTCTCCGCCGCCATCCGTCCTGAGCGAGTGGATATCTGCCGCCATCGCGCCTGCCCTTACCTGACCGCCGCGACCTGGCTGAAATCGAGATCGCGCGCGGTGAAGACGCGGATCGGTTCGCCCTGACGCACCCGAATGGTCGGGCCGATCTGGCTATCCTGCTGCGCCGCCACGCTGGCGGCGGACTGGCCCGCTCCGCCCAGTACGACCGATGCGCCGCCCGATCCGATTGCCGACAGCCCGCCGACGACCGAAAGCAGCAGGGCCGAACCGAAACGCTGGAAGAAGCGGCTGTCGACTTCGCCCTGAAGCCCGGTCGTACCGTCGAACCCGATCGCGGGGGATGCGAGGTTGACCGAGGCGCCATCGGGCCGGATCAGGCGGGTCCAGATGACATAGGCCCGCTTCTGGCCGCCCTGCACGCCGGATTGATACTGTCCGATCAGCCTGCTGCTGCGCGGCACCAGCACTCGCGTCCCGTCAAAACTGCGGACATCCTGGCTGACCACGGCGCGCACGAAACCGGGGACATTGGTGTCGATCGCGGTTTCGAGCACGGCCGGTATCAGCGTGCCCTGGGTCACGGTCGTCCGCGGATTCACCATTGCCTTCGCCTGCGCGGGCGCACCGCCCACGCCGCCGATGCGACTGGCGAAATCGGAAGCGGAATTGCTCGTCGCACCCGATGCCCCTTCGCCCGCGACGGGAGCCGCAGGGCCGGCGGCGGCGGATGGAAGAGCGCTGGAATCGAACACCACCGTCGGGCTGGCATAAGGGTTGCCCATCGGCGCGGCCGATGCGCCGGGATTGGCGGCGAGAACCGGCGCCGGGGCCGGGTCGGGCTGCGGAGCAGGTGCAGTGGGTGCCGGTGCAGCGGCGTCTTCTGCAGGCTGCGGACTGGTCGGCTGCACCGGAGCGGGGGCAGGTTGCTGCCCGCCGACACCTTCCGG
The nucleotide sequence above comes from Pelagerythrobacter marensis. Encoded proteins:
- a CDS encoding TonB-dependent receptor; the protein is MRVKATLLAGICAGGLAFPVTAQETDTGVSPVATGGPVIVVTAQRQDQSLQEVPIAVSAFTAEALEAQQIENASDLQLTLPNVSFTKSNFTSSSFTIRGIGDLCVGVTCDSATAIHTNGSPLFGTRLFETEYFDLERVEVLRGPQGTLFGRNATSGVVNVVTAKPDLSGFGAAAELEYGNYESIKAKGMINLPIGEVLGLRVAGFYLNRDGYTRNLYDGSRIDDRDMYAVRGSVRFEPGPDTTIDLMGYYFRENDNRLRIQKQTCQRDPTGVLGCLNARRDFDSTNANSTLASVLSSDELFAIQGLPAGFGLGSLYAPDGFANFDEPDDVRVVNTPVTPEYFADEMQFQAHLEQRLGAMTVSLTGLYQETSVDSRQDYNLGVLDRTGYAAALNQLAFFAANDVIFPGSSAYFAPIADALIPGGPNGPLCTSDNDMGNQGAFEGNAICGEVPLSYDRSNQDQKAWSGELILSSDFDGPLNFLVGGIYAESEVSENSYYVNAFGLDYAAAILGTFSAMGGGIDPSYLATSMYRNNTQHFKLKSFGIFGELYYDITDRLSFTAGLRYNDDSKTVTARTTFANFLNPFSNDGDPFDSPYAAGFDADPGLDGNQLVQHREVSFDEITGRAVLDFEISRDNKIYASYSRGYKSGGINPPLSPVFDVSESFGSEQIDAFEIGSKNTFLNGTLQANLTAFYYKYKDLQLSRIVARTSVNDTIDADIWGLEFESILRPSPQWTINMNLSYLNTKVAGDQFFSNPRDPGGGDPDAVIIKDISNGSLCAVTGAGANAFVAAVNSPLGLQGPAPFPADGQIASNGAFGICSALAAGAAGDISEFNPALAPLQPLLDSFGPVGVLSPGVEVNLRGNRLPQAPEFKASIGVQYAAEFANGMSLVPRFDVAMTGTQYGNVFNGSVNRIEPFVQANAQIQLNGADQGWFVRGFVQNIFDSDSTTGLYVTDASSGNFTNIFTLDPRRYGIAVGARF
- the virB11 gene encoding P-type DNA transfer ATPase VirB11, yielding MAADIHSLRTDGGGERSVYLDAYLAPFREWLDRDTVTEILVNRPGEVWIEDAASPGMQRVETPHIDDRLVQRLAEQVARVSHQGINREHPLLGATLPDGARVQFCGPPAARRHWAMAIRRHRRLDLPLDAYDTGPLAEAASPPMPDPQAEPIVYLREAIRQRRTILISGGTSTGKTTFLNAMLGEIPRDQRVVLVEDTPELKLPGENGVGLVAVKGELGEAKVTANELLQAALRLRPDRVVLGELRGAESVSFLRAINTGHPGSFSTIHANSLRGALEQLALMVMQTGIGLTRSDTIAYAASVIDVIVQLGRGSDGKRGIAQIANTSSLV
- a CDS encoding TrbI/VirB10 family protein, whose protein sequence is MRLAMRLPARKQGGAANDVDPREQESAEVIDLASRNAFPAVTQRKGKSDSLGLVAGVAIVALLGAATFIGMDSTRMAEPEGVGGQQPAPAPVQPTSPQPAEDAAAPAPTAPAPQPDPAPAPVLAANPGASAAPMGNPYASPTVVFDSSALPSAAAGPAAPVAGEGASGATSNSASDFASRIGGVGGAPAQAKAMVNPRTTVTQGTLIPAVLETAIDTNVPGFVRAVVSQDVRSFDGTRVLVPRSSRLIGQYQSGVQGGQKRAYVIWTRLIRPDGASVNLASPAIGFDGTTGLQGEVDSRFFQRFGSALLLSVVGGLSAIGSGGASVVLGGAGQSAASVAAQQDSQIGPTIRVRQGEPIRVFTARDLDFSQVAAVR